From a single Miscanthus floridulus cultivar M001 chromosome 8, ASM1932011v1, whole genome shotgun sequence genomic region:
- the LOC136469732 gene encoding uncharacterized protein, whose translation MTEETAKQMTWHKNGKRYNPDKMVHPSDAEAWQYFNDRHPEKAAEARNVRVAFATDGFNPYGLMSSPYTCWPVFTIPLNLPPGIAFQRQNVFLSLIIPGHPGSNMGVFMEPVIDELIKAWGGIWTYDRATRSSFKIQDIKNFTKGAAVTDPKPHISSGAEVHAQIDALVPNEGGGFVGYGEEHMWTHKSGLTRLPYFDDLLLPHNIDVMHTEKNIAEALWATLMNTEKSKDNVKARVDLATLCDRKKQEMQPPSGRNKKWKKPKVDFVLKIDARREVLQWIKNLMFPDGYAANLSRGVNLGTLRVNGMKSHDYHIWIERLLPAMVRGYVPEHVWKVLAELSYFFRLLCAKEISRNIAMELEKVAPVLVCKLEKIFPPGFFLSMQHLIVHLPTEVRLGGPVQFRWCFPVERGLKTVRKKCTNKARIEASVAEAYLREEVAYFTTLYYKPNLPSNQNPLPRYNADENESTLGLFQGQLGSTSGSTVMILTNKEWRSIMLYVLNNVTEVQPFIK comes from the exons atgaccgaggaaactgcgaaacagatgacatggcacaagaatggcaagcGGTACAATCCAGACAAGATGGTTCATCCATCCGATGCTGAAGCATGGCAGTACTTTAATGATCGACATCCTGAGAAAGCAGCTgaggctcggaatgtacgtgTCGCCTTCGCAACAGATGGATTCAATCCTTATGGATTGATGTcttccccatacacatgttggcctgtGTTCACTATCCCTCTCAACCTCCCCCCTGGCATCGCCTTCCAACGACAGAACGTAtttttgtcgttgataattcctggacacccaggaagtaatatgggagtgttcatggagcctgtgattgacgAATTGATAAAAGCTTGGGGAGGgatatggacatacgaccgagctacaaggtCAAGCTTCAAAAT acaagacatcaagaactttacaaaaggtgctgcagtgacagaccctaaacccCACATTAGTagtggtgccgaggttcatgctcagatagatgctctcgtgcccaacgaaggaggtggttttgtgggttatggtgaggaacatatgtggactcataagtccggcttgaccaGGCtaccctatttcgatgaccttcttctgccacataacattgatgtaatgcacaccgaaaagaatatcgccgaggcactttgggcaactcTCATGAATACAGAGAAAtctaaggacaatgttaaggctagagtggacctggcgacgttgtgcgataggaaaaaacaagagatgcaacctcctagtggTCGAAACAAGAAGTGGAAAAAGCCTAAGGTGGATTTCGTCTTGAAAATAGATGCCAGGAGGgaagtacttcaatggatcaAGAACTTGATGTTCCCAGATGGCTATGCCGCtaatctgagcaggggagtgaacttaggcactttgcgagtcaacgggatgaagagtcatgactaccatatatggattgagcggcttctcccTGCAATGGTCCGAGgctacgtccctgagcatgtctggaaagtgttggcagagttgagctatttctttcgcctgctgtgtgctaaggagatatctcggaacaTCGCTATGGAATTGGAAAAGGTggcacctgtgttggtctgtaagctggagaagatcttcccacccggctttttcttgtcgatgcagcatctgatcgtGCACCTTCCCACTGAAGTACGTTTGGGGGGGCCTGTGCAGTTTCGTTGGTGCTTTCCAGTCGAGAGAGGACTAAAGACTgttcgcaagaaatgtacaaataaagccagaattgaggcttccgttGCAGAGGCATACCTGCGGGAGGAGGTGGCCTACTTCACAACGCtgtactacaagccgaaccttcctagcaatcaaaatccactccctcgttacaatgctgatgaaaatgaatcgaccctcggCCTTTTCCAAGGACAACTCGGTAGCACAAG